In one Kitasatospora cineracea genomic region, the following are encoded:
- a CDS encoding MarR family winged helix-turn-helix transcriptional regulator, which translates to MAEPADGSPDGDAVDAAGRDATGGAADGGPNGGGAGGRGPGERSAAAIAAAWQRERPGTPTGSIEIVTPIWRLAKLFADDRNRVLRAAGIDAATLDLLAVLRRSGAPYALTTRELTRRTLVTAGAISQRVARAEREGLVRRSPDPAGARAVLVSLTPEGHALVERSVDAVLGREAELVTGLSPAERDRLAALLDRLLTGLHGRIGPAE; encoded by the coding sequence ATGGCCGAACCGGCGGACGGCAGCCCGGACGGCGACGCGGTCGACGCCGCGGGCCGCGACGCGACGGGCGGCGCAGCGGACGGCGGCCCGAACGGCGGCGGCGCGGGCGGGCGCGGGCCCGGGGAGCGGTCGGCGGCGGCGATCGCGGCGGCGTGGCAGCGCGAGCGGCCGGGCACGCCGACCGGCTCGATCGAGATCGTCACCCCGATCTGGCGGCTGGCCAAGCTCTTCGCGGACGACCGCAACCGGGTGCTGCGGGCGGCCGGGATCGACGCCGCCACCCTCGACCTGCTGGCGGTGCTGCGCCGCTCCGGCGCGCCGTACGCGCTGACGACCCGTGAGCTGACCCGGCGCACCCTGGTCACCGCGGGGGCGATCTCGCAGCGGGTGGCCCGGGCCGAGCGCGAGGGGCTGGTGCGCCGCTCCCCCGACCCGGCCGGCGCCCGGGCGGTGCTGGTCTCGCTCACCCCGGAGGGGCACGCCCTGGTCGAGCGCTCGGTGGACGCCGTGCTGGGCCGGGAGGCCGAGCTGGTCACCGGCCTGTCACCCGCCGAGCGCGACCGCCTCGCCGCCCTCCTCGACCGGCTGCTCACCGGCCTGCACGGGCGGATCGGCCCCGCCGAGTAG
- a CDS encoding DUF2254 domain-containing protein — MSEQHSPKRRPRYRALSPLREHLREAFWFAPMLTCLGAVLLAGLTDLLDREIFAEATAAQTADTLLSFSSAAKSVVSTVSSAMLTFIGVVFSISLVSLQMAASQFSPRVLRLYVRSRLIKATFATCLATFVYTLLVQLGYDDTADPSRAVSVPIVSTVVALAMVMLSLALFVLYVQATLRLLRVPHVIDRVTRESLQVLQDYRWLAPEVGPAPGTPPQGPTLLHEGRGGVLRDVNIRWLIRVARRHGTVLHQVPRIGDFIAPGTPTVVVVGGTPPRPRRITTALNVGVDRTMHQDLSFGFRQLVDIAIRALSPAINDPTTAVQAVDRIHQLLAVLAPVHLGELRHRDKDGAVRLVQPVPGWEATVDLAFTEIRICGAGQPQVTRRLAAALDDLLRITPEPRRAPLLLQRALLERAVAAAVRDQDNRLFALTPDRQGIG, encoded by the coding sequence ATGAGCGAGCAGCACAGCCCGAAGCGCCGGCCGCGGTACCGGGCGCTGTCGCCCCTGCGGGAGCACCTGCGCGAGGCGTTCTGGTTCGCCCCGATGCTTACCTGTCTCGGCGCGGTGCTGCTGGCCGGGCTCACCGACCTGCTGGACCGGGAGATCTTCGCCGAGGCGACCGCCGCCCAGACCGCCGACACCCTGCTGTCGTTCAGCTCGGCCGCCAAGAGCGTGGTCTCCACCGTCAGCTCGGCGATGCTGACCTTCATCGGCGTGGTCTTCTCGATCTCGCTGGTCTCGCTGCAGATGGCCGCCAGCCAGTTCAGCCCCCGGGTGCTGCGCCTGTACGTGCGCAGCCGCCTGATCAAGGCGACCTTCGCCACCTGCCTGGCCACCTTCGTCTACACCCTGCTCGTCCAGCTCGGCTACGACGACACCGCCGACCCGTCCCGCGCCGTCTCCGTCCCGATCGTCTCCACGGTCGTCGCGCTCGCCATGGTGATGCTCAGCCTGGCGCTGTTCGTGCTGTACGTGCAGGCGACGCTGCGCCTGCTGCGGGTGCCGCACGTGATCGACCGGGTCACCCGGGAGTCCCTCCAGGTGCTGCAGGACTACCGCTGGCTGGCCCCCGAGGTCGGACCGGCGCCCGGCACGCCGCCGCAGGGCCCGACCCTGCTGCACGAGGGCCGCGGCGGCGTCCTGCGGGACGTCAACATCCGGTGGCTGATCCGGGTCGCCCGGCGGCACGGCACGGTGCTGCACCAGGTGCCCCGGATCGGCGACTTCATCGCCCCCGGCACCCCCACCGTGGTCGTGGTCGGCGGCACCCCGCCCCGGCCGCGCCGGATCACCACCGCGCTGAACGTCGGCGTCGACCGCACCATGCACCAGGACCTCAGCTTCGGCTTCCGCCAGCTCGTCGACATCGCCATCCGCGCGCTCTCCCCGGCGATCAACGACCCCACCACCGCCGTCCAGGCCGTCGACCGGATCCACCAGCTGCTGGCCGTCCTCGCCCCCGTCCACCTCGGCGAGCTGCGCCACCGCGACAAGGACGGCGCGGTGCGGCTGGTCCAGCCGGTGCCGGGCTGGGAGGCCACCGTCGACCTGGCGTTCACCGAGATCCGGATCTGCGGCGCCGGCCAGCCCCAGGTCACCCGCCGCCTCGCCGCCGCCCTCGACGACCTGCTGCGGATCACCCCCGAACCCCGCCGCGCCCCGCTGCTGCTCCAACGCGCGCTCCTGGAACGGGCCGTGGCCGCCGCCGTCCGCGACCAGGACAACCGCCTGTTCGCCCTGACCCCCGACCGCCAGGGCATCGGCTGA
- a CDS encoding cytochrome c oxidase assembly protein, with the protein MHHHGGGPLPPFSFSRALEWSPDWPYLVFCVLALGLYLAGAVRLWRRGDKWPVGRVVAWTAGVGTVLLVTNTGLNDYGMVLFSAHMMQHMVLSMLSPILLLLGAPITLSLRALRPARKGSGKGPRELLVALLHSTYVRIVSHPAFTIPAFIASLYVLYFTPLFDFLMQYRIGHLAMMLHFLAVGMLFFWPIMGVDPGPHRPGFVMRIIELFMGMPFHAFFGVAVMMASGQLVSTFSSGTAPLGTNLHDDQQLAGGITWAFGEIPTAIVLIALTLQWAKSEERQARRRDRAADRDGDAELEAYNRYLASLERGANRAAG; encoded by the coding sequence ATGCACCACCACGGAGGGGGACCACTTCCTCCCTTCTCCTTCTCCCGTGCGCTGGAGTGGTCGCCGGACTGGCCCTACCTGGTGTTCTGCGTGCTCGCCCTCGGCCTGTACCTGGCGGGGGCGGTCCGGTTGTGGCGGCGCGGTGACAAGTGGCCGGTCGGCCGGGTGGTCGCCTGGACGGCCGGGGTCGGCACGGTGCTGCTGGTCACCAACACCGGGCTGAACGACTACGGCATGGTGCTGTTCAGCGCGCACATGATGCAGCACATGGTGCTGTCCATGCTGTCGCCGATCCTGCTGCTGCTCGGCGCCCCGATCACGCTGTCGCTGCGCGCCCTGCGCCCGGCCCGCAAGGGCAGCGGGAAGGGGCCGCGCGAACTGCTGGTGGCCCTGCTGCACTCGACCTACGTGCGGATCGTCTCGCACCCGGCGTTCACCATCCCGGCGTTCATCGCCAGCCTGTACGTGCTGTACTTCACGCCGCTGTTCGACTTCCTGATGCAGTACCGGATCGGGCACCTGGCGATGATGCTGCACTTCCTGGCCGTCGGCATGCTGTTCTTCTGGCCGATCATGGGCGTCGACCCGGGCCCGCACCGCCCCGGCTTCGTGATGCGGATCATCGAGCTGTTCATGGGGATGCCGTTCCACGCGTTCTTCGGCGTCGCCGTGATGATGGCCTCCGGGCAGCTGGTGTCCACCTTCAGTTCCGGGACGGCGCCGCTGGGCACCAACCTGCACGACGACCAGCAGTTGGCGGGCGGCATCACCTGGGCGTTCGGCGAGATCCCGACCGCGATCGTGCTGATCGCGCTGACCCTGCAGTGGGCCAAGTCCGAGGAGCGGCAGGCCCGCCGCCGGGACCGGGCCGCCGACCGGGACGGCGACGCCGAGCTGGAGGCGTACAACCGGTACCTGGCCTCGCTGGAGCGGGGCGCCAACCGCGCCGCCGGCTGA
- a CDS encoding SUKH-4 family immunity protein produces MATHAELTELFGAEGIVTVPRAEAAANGVPEADARVLAEVGLPAELSVVFSLAAPGEPEAFTLVPVDTGDSVVKVLCLGGPTGNREMRYCLDLEDGYVILLTLGEQPGAEIVNTTLDDFVEFLYRFGLRFEHVAAVGDRQADEYTEQLRAYLEARDPQAFAEEDCWWSMVFDRLLGKEF; encoded by the coding sequence GTGGCTACGCACGCCGAACTGACCGAACTCTTCGGAGCCGAAGGGATCGTGACCGTCCCGCGGGCCGAGGCGGCTGCCAACGGCGTGCCCGAGGCGGATGCCCGGGTGCTCGCCGAGGTCGGGCTGCCGGCCGAGCTCAGCGTCGTCTTCAGCCTGGCCGCCCCGGGGGAGCCGGAAGCGTTCACCCTCGTTCCGGTGGACACCGGCGACAGCGTCGTCAAGGTGCTGTGCCTCGGCGGCCCCACCGGCAACCGCGAGATGCGCTACTGCCTCGACCTCGAGGACGGCTACGTCATCCTGCTCACCCTCGGGGAGCAGCCGGGCGCCGAGATCGTCAACACCACGCTGGACGACTTCGTCGAGTTCCTGTACCGGTTCGGACTGCGCTTCGAGCACGTCGCCGCGGTCGGCGACCGGCAGGCCGACGAGTACACCGAGCAGCTCCGTGCGTACCTGGAAGCCCGCGACCCGCAGGCGTTCGCCGAGGAGGACTGCTGGTGGAGCATGGTCTTCGACCGTCTGCTGGGCAAGGAGTTCTGA
- a CDS encoding 2-hydroxyacid dehydrogenase, translated as MEILAYGVQADEQPLLEKAFADRHSLRTLAVFLNRDTAPLAAGYPAVSTSVNAELDAGTLAVLAAGGTELIAQRSTGFNNIDLDAAAELGLTVARVSHYSPYAVAEHAWALALAVNRRLTRAANRSREFDFRLDGLLGRDIHGMTVGVIGTGKIGECFARIAAGFGTRLLGWDIAENPACLDLGMTYTELPELLSQSDLISLHVPLLPSTHHLIDTAALARMKDDAILVNSSRGGLVDSAALVETLRTGRLSGVGLDVYEEETGVFFTDQSIQGITDDTLARLVTFPQVLVTSHQAYYTRTAVGQIIDTTARNIDDYAAGRTNENTLVPKG; from the coding sequence ATGGAGATCCTCGCGTACGGCGTCCAGGCAGACGAACAGCCCCTCCTGGAGAAGGCCTTCGCCGACCGGCACTCGCTGCGCACCCTGGCCGTGTTCCTCAACCGCGACACCGCCCCCCTCGCCGCCGGCTACCCCGCCGTCAGCACCAGCGTCAACGCCGAACTCGACGCCGGCACCCTCGCCGTCCTCGCCGCCGGCGGCACGGAGCTGATCGCCCAGCGCTCCACCGGCTTCAACAACATCGACCTCGACGCCGCCGCCGAACTCGGCCTCACCGTCGCCCGGGTCTCCCACTACAGCCCCTACGCGGTCGCCGAACACGCCTGGGCCCTCGCCCTCGCCGTCAACCGCCGGCTCACCCGCGCCGCCAACCGCTCCCGCGAGTTCGACTTCCGCCTCGACGGCCTCCTCGGCCGCGACATCCACGGCATGACCGTCGGCGTCATCGGCACCGGCAAGATCGGCGAGTGCTTCGCCCGGATCGCCGCCGGCTTCGGCACCCGCCTGCTCGGCTGGGACATCGCCGAGAACCCCGCCTGCCTCGACCTCGGCATGACCTACACCGAACTGCCCGAACTCCTCTCCCAGTCCGACCTGATCAGCCTGCACGTCCCGCTCCTCCCCAGCACCCACCACCTGATCGACACCGCCGCCCTCGCCCGGATGAAGGACGACGCGATCCTCGTCAACTCCAGCCGCGGCGGCCTCGTCGACAGCGCCGCCCTCGTCGAGACCCTGCGCACCGGCCGCCTCTCCGGCGTCGGCCTCGACGTCTACGAGGAGGAGACCGGCGTCTTCTTCACCGACCAGTCCATCCAGGGCATCACCGACGACACCCTCGCCCGCCTGGTCACCTTCCCCCAGGTCCTGGTCACCTCCCACCAGGCCTACTACACCCGCACCGCCGTCGGCCAGATCATCGACACCACCGCCCGCAACATCGACGACTACGCGGCGGGCCGCACCAACGAGAACACCCTCGTCCCGAAGGGCTAG
- a CDS encoding 6-phosphofructokinase, with protein sequence MRIGVLTSGGDCPGLNAVIRSVVHRGVVDHGDEIIGFEDGWRGLLEGVHRPLTLDSVGGILAQGGTILGSSRVQPSHLRDGVERAKQHCADLGIDAVIPIGGEGTLKAAKLMSDAGLPVVGVPKTIDNDIACTDVTFGFDTAVSVATEALDRLKTTAESHQRVMVVEVMGRHTGWIALNAGMAAGAHAIIVPERPFHIDKLTEVVRERFDRQKKFAIVVCAEGAKPEPGTMPWEEGTKDMYGHERFTGIATQLSRELEHRLGKEARPVILGHTQRGGTPTAYDRVLATRFGWHAVEAAHKGAFGHITALQGTEIKLVPLGEAVAELKTVPAERYKEAETVI encoded by the coding sequence ATGCGTATTGGTGTCCTGACCAGCGGCGGTGACTGCCCCGGCCTGAACGCCGTCATCCGTTCCGTGGTCCACCGGGGGGTGGTCGACCACGGCGACGAGATCATCGGCTTCGAGGACGGCTGGCGCGGTCTTCTGGAGGGCGTGCACCGTCCGCTGACGCTCGACTCGGTGGGCGGCATCCTCGCCCAGGGCGGCACGATCCTCGGCTCCTCCCGGGTGCAGCCCAGCCACCTGCGCGACGGCGTGGAGCGCGCCAAGCAGCACTGTGCGGACCTGGGCATCGACGCGGTCATCCCGATCGGCGGCGAGGGCACCCTGAAGGCCGCGAAGCTGATGAGCGACGCGGGCCTGCCGGTCGTCGGCGTGCCGAAGACCATCGACAACGACATCGCCTGCACCGACGTCACCTTCGGCTTCGACACCGCCGTCTCGGTGGCCACCGAGGCGCTCGACCGCCTGAAGACCACCGCCGAGTCGCACCAGCGCGTCATGGTCGTCGAGGTGATGGGCCGGCACACCGGCTGGATCGCGCTGAACGCGGGCATGGCGGCCGGTGCGCACGCCATCATCGTGCCGGAGCGCCCGTTCCACATCGACAAGCTGACCGAGGTCGTGCGCGAGCGCTTCGACCGGCAGAAGAAGTTCGCCATCGTGGTCTGCGCCGAGGGCGCCAAGCCCGAACCCGGCACCATGCCGTGGGAGGAGGGCACCAAGGACATGTACGGCCACGAGCGGTTCACCGGCATCGCCACCCAGCTCTCCCGCGAGCTGGAGCACCGCCTCGGCAAGGAGGCCCGACCGGTCATCCTCGGCCACACCCAGCGCGGTGGCACCCCCACCGCGTACGACCGCGTCCTGGCCACCCGCTTCGGCTGGCACGCCGTCGAGGCCGCCCACAAGGGCGCCTTCGGGCACATCACCGCGCTGCAGGGCACCGAGATCAAGCTGGTGCCGCTCGGCGAGGCCGTCGCCGAGCTGAAGACCGTCCCGGCCGAGCGCTACAAGGAGGCCGAGACCGTCATCTGA
- a CDS encoding type 1 glutamine amidotransferase, producing the protein MSESSLRVVWVYPDLLSTYGDRGNALVVERRARQRGLGVQRIDVRSDQSVPTSGDIYLIGGGEDRPQRLAAERLRNDGGLVRAAENGAIIFSVCAGFQILGHEFVNDLGEREAGLGLLDVWTVRGEGARCVGDVLADVSPQLNLPQLTGFENHQGVTHLGEGVSPFATVQVGRGNGTGDGTEGAWRDTVFGTYLHGPVMARNPAVADLLIKLALDVNALPPADTTWYDALRAERIAAARPA; encoded by the coding sequence ATGAGCGAGAGCAGCCTTCGGGTGGTCTGGGTGTACCCGGACCTGCTGTCGACGTACGGCGACCGCGGCAACGCGCTGGTGGTGGAGCGGCGGGCCCGGCAGCGCGGCCTCGGGGTGCAGCGGATCGACGTGCGCTCCGACCAGTCGGTGCCGACCAGCGGCGACATCTACCTGATCGGCGGCGGCGAGGACCGTCCGCAGCGCCTGGCCGCGGAGCGGCTGCGCAACGACGGCGGGCTGGTCCGGGCGGCCGAGAACGGCGCGATCATCTTCTCGGTCTGCGCGGGCTTCCAGATCCTGGGCCACGAGTTCGTCAACGACCTCGGCGAGCGCGAGGCGGGCCTGGGCCTGCTGGACGTGTGGACGGTCCGCGGCGAGGGCGCGCGCTGCGTGGGCGACGTGCTGGCGGACGTCAGCCCGCAGCTCAACCTGCCGCAGCTGACCGGCTTCGAGAACCACCAGGGCGTCACCCACCTCGGCGAGGGCGTCAGCCCGTTCGCCACCGTGCAGGTCGGCCGGGGCAACGGCACCGGCGACGGCACCGAGGGCGCCTGGCGCGACACCGTGTTCGGCACCTACCTGCACGGCCCGGTGATGGCCCGCAACCCCGCCGTCGCGGACCTGCTGATCAAGCTGGCGCTGGACGTGAACGCGCTGCCGCCGGCCGACACCACCTGGTACGACGCGCTGCGCGCGGAGCGGATCGCCGCGGCCCGCCCCGCGTAG
- a CDS encoding Mur ligase family protein, whose translation MPGTDSEAARDASLPARAKIAVTAGKMAAALSQKAGRGSGSVIGGKVALKLDPDLLATLAEHLEVVLVSATNGKTTTTRLIAEALRAAGPVVSNALGANMPAGITGALAGGTGARFGVIEVDEKYLPMVARDTRPKAIALLNLSRDQLDRAAETRMMAEKWREGLKDTDAVIIANADDPLVTWAASSCKKVVWVAAGQAWKEDAWSCPSCGGVMQRPGDDWFCGECGFRRPNPHWALQGTHVIDPHRGAWPIQLQLPGRANLANATSSAAVAAVFGVAPQVALQRMQSVAAVAGRYDVVQYRGRDVRLLLAKNPAGWLETFSLIDGPPAPVVLSVNAMDADGTDTSWLWDVDYERLAGHPIYVMGQRKLDLAVRLEVADLQFEVVDSLAQAVDAAPAGRIEAIANYTAFQQLRKAVVS comes from the coding sequence ATGCCAGGCACCGATTCGGAAGCCGCGCGCGACGCCTCGCTGCCCGCCCGCGCAAAGATCGCTGTGACGGCCGGCAAGATGGCCGCCGCGCTGTCCCAGAAGGCCGGGCGCGGCAGTGGCTCGGTGATCGGCGGCAAGGTCGCGCTCAAGCTCGACCCGGACCTGCTGGCGACCCTCGCCGAGCACCTGGAGGTGGTCCTGGTCAGCGCCACCAACGGCAAGACCACCACCACCCGGCTGATCGCCGAGGCGCTGCGGGCGGCCGGCCCGGTGGTCTCCAACGCGCTGGGCGCGAACATGCCCGCCGGCATCACCGGCGCGCTGGCCGGCGGCACCGGCGCCCGGTTCGGCGTCATCGAGGTGGACGAGAAGTACCTGCCGATGGTCGCCCGGGACACCCGGCCGAAGGCCATAGCGCTGCTGAACCTCTCCCGCGACCAGCTGGACCGCGCCGCCGAGACCCGGATGATGGCCGAGAAGTGGCGCGAGGGGCTCAAGGACACCGACGCGGTGATCATCGCCAACGCGGACGACCCGCTGGTGACCTGGGCCGCCTCGTCCTGCAAGAAGGTGGTCTGGGTGGCCGCCGGGCAGGCGTGGAAGGAGGACGCCTGGTCGTGCCCGTCCTGCGGCGGCGTGATGCAGCGCCCGGGCGACGACTGGTTCTGCGGCGAGTGCGGCTTCCGCCGCCCGAACCCGCACTGGGCGCTCCAGGGCACCCACGTGATCGACCCGCACCGCGGCGCCTGGCCGATCCAGCTCCAGCTGCCGGGCCGCGCCAACCTGGCGAACGCCACCAGCTCGGCCGCCGTCGCGGCGGTCTTCGGGGTGGCCCCGCAGGTCGCGCTGCAGCGGATGCAGTCGGTGGCCGCGGTGGCCGGCCGCTACGACGTGGTGCAGTACCGCGGCCGGGACGTCCGGCTGCTGCTGGCGAAGAACCCGGCCGGCTGGCTGGAGACCTTCTCGCTGATCGACGGCCCGCCCGCGCCGGTGGTCCTGTCGGTGAACGCGATGGACGCCGACGGCACCGACACCTCCTGGCTGTGGGACGTCGACTACGAGCGCCTGGCCGGGCACCCGATCTACGTGATGGGCCAGCGCAAGCTCGACCTCGCGGTCCGCCTGGAGGTCGCCGACCTGCAGTTCGAGGTGGTCGACTCGCTCGCCCAGGCGGTGGACGCCGCCCCGGCCGGCCGGATCGAGGCCATCGCCAACTACACCGCCTTCCAGCAGCTGCGCAAGGCCGTGGTGTCCTGA
- a CDS encoding GNAT family N-acetyltransferase — MDTMAYTQHRVTDDKQQRRRSRGHRWRKETVELAAVFAAVAAADLVANVVVHGHDGPVLLVASAAALLATALFRGWLAHRHPTGPPGAAAPPGADAPPGGGAMNAPEEPTALWRLRTSVSDAPGSLARVCTALAGLQVNIVSMQAHPLPDCTVDEFILRTPAALPRTELAAAVAAAGGWDIWTDRADAHELVDVPRQVLALATRTALDAAELPVALRQLFGRATIRQYPGRGDDTPAGLAGHLMRLPLPGGDLLELSRPHLPFTPTEFARARALVELDTVLGPRVPAVAARISHLDDELTVRRATPGDKPAALAMHARCSAESLRRRYHGPVKDADRYLDHLLDPRHGQTLAVETAHGRLVALAHLMWDDEGAEIALLVEDAWQRRGLGVDLVRRMAALALEAGVRTVYAVTTSANTGLISTMRRLRAPLDYQVEDGTLVITAHLAEAAEKLPAPWPAR; from the coding sequence ATGGACACCATGGCGTACACCCAGCACAGAGTCACCGACGACAAGCAGCAGCGGCGGCGGAGCCGGGGGCACCGCTGGCGCAAGGAGACGGTCGAGCTCGCGGCGGTCTTCGCCGCCGTCGCGGCCGCCGACCTGGTCGCCAACGTCGTCGTGCACGGCCACGACGGGCCGGTGCTGCTGGTCGCCTCCGCGGCGGCCCTGCTCGCCACCGCGCTGTTCCGCGGCTGGCTCGCCCACCGGCACCCGACCGGGCCGCCCGGGGCCGCCGCCCCGCCGGGAGCGGACGCACCGCCGGGCGGCGGCGCGATGAACGCACCGGAGGAGCCGACCGCCCTGTGGCGGCTGCGCACCAGCGTCTCCGACGCCCCCGGCAGCCTGGCCCGGGTGTGCACGGCGCTGGCCGGGCTGCAGGTCAACATCGTCTCCATGCAGGCCCACCCGCTGCCCGACTGCACCGTCGACGAGTTCATCCTCCGCACCCCGGCCGCGCTGCCCCGCACCGAGCTCGCCGCGGCCGTCGCCGCCGCCGGCGGCTGGGACATCTGGACCGACCGGGCCGACGCCCACGAACTCGTCGACGTCCCCCGCCAGGTCCTCGCCCTGGCCACCCGCACCGCCCTGGACGCCGCCGAACTCCCGGTCGCCCTGCGCCAGTTGTTCGGCCGCGCGACGATCCGGCAGTACCCCGGCCGCGGCGACGACACCCCCGCCGGCCTGGCCGGGCACCTGATGCGGCTGCCGCTGCCCGGCGGCGACCTGCTCGAACTCTCCCGCCCGCACCTGCCGTTCACGCCCACCGAGTTCGCCCGGGCCCGCGCCCTGGTCGAGCTGGACACCGTCCTCGGCCCGCGCGTCCCGGCCGTCGCCGCCCGGATCAGCCACCTGGACGACGAGCTCACCGTCCGCCGGGCCACCCCCGGGGACAAGCCCGCCGCGCTGGCCATGCACGCCCGCTGCTCCGCGGAGTCGCTGCGCCGCCGCTACCACGGCCCGGTCAAGGACGCCGACCGCTACCTCGACCACCTGCTCGACCCCCGGCACGGCCAGACCCTGGCCGTGGAGACCGCGCACGGCCGCCTGGTCGCCCTGGCCCACCTGATGTGGGACGACGAGGGCGCCGAGATCGCCCTGCTGGTCGAGGACGCCTGGCAGCGCCGCGGCCTGGGCGTCGACCTGGTGCGCCGGATGGCCGCGCTCGCCCTGGAGGCGGGCGTGCGCACCGTCTACGCCGTCACCACCTCGGCCAACACCGGCCTGATCTCCACCATGCGCCGGCTCCGCGCCCCGCTCGACTACCAGGTCGAGGACGGCACCCTGGTGATCACCGCCCACCTCGCCGAGGCCGCCGAGAAGCTCCCCGCCCCCTGGCCCGCCCGCTGA
- a CDS encoding pyridoxal phosphate-dependent decarboxylase family protein — translation MPRVNDDFRGAARAAADLVADYLDAVPDRPVWQPMDPAERAALLDLPLPEHGTDLAGLLETVERRIMPHPMGNGSPRFFGWVNSAPQPAGVLATLAASAMNPSSAGGDHADVHLERAVVRWIAELVGFPHPPGGGILTSGTSMATIVCLAAARGRAARKAGWDVREDGLAGMPPLVGYVTGEAHSCVRKAAELLGLGSRHLRTVASDADGHLVLDALEAAIAEDRAAGRLPFLVVASAGTVGTGAVDPFGPIADLAEREGLWFHVDGAYGAFGVLDPAIAHRYAGMDRADSLALDPHKWLGVPVDCGCALVRDAEELRGTFSLVPSYLRDDAAGDLGWFSEYGTEQTRPFRSLKVWASIAHRGRSGVARDVAHCTAQARQLGEWIEQDPELELVAPVETSIVAFRHRPAGLDEAGLQKLNSLLPVAVQQRGEVFVTGAVYRGSEMLRACLLNAATTEADLRLLLDEVKSAGAELLDRCRTSN, via the coding sequence ATGCCCCGTGTGAACGACGACTTCCGCGGGGCCGCACGGGCGGCCGCAGACCTGGTGGCCGACTACCTCGACGCGGTGCCCGACCGCCCGGTGTGGCAGCCGATGGACCCGGCGGAGCGGGCCGCGCTGCTCGACCTCCCGCTGCCCGAGCACGGCACCGACCTGGCCGGGCTGCTGGAGACCGTCGAGCGGCGGATCATGCCGCACCCGATGGGCAACGGGAGTCCGCGCTTCTTCGGCTGGGTGAACTCCGCCCCGCAGCCCGCCGGCGTGCTCGCCACGCTGGCCGCGAGCGCGATGAACCCCAGCTCGGCCGGCGGCGACCACGCCGACGTGCACCTGGAGCGCGCCGTGGTGCGCTGGATCGCCGAACTGGTCGGCTTCCCGCACCCGCCGGGCGGCGGCATCCTCACCTCCGGCACCTCGATGGCCACCATCGTCTGCCTGGCCGCGGCCCGCGGCCGGGCCGCCCGCAAGGCCGGGTGGGACGTCCGCGAGGACGGCCTGGCCGGGATGCCGCCGCTGGTCGGCTACGTCACCGGCGAGGCGCACAGCTGCGTGCGCAAGGCCGCCGAGCTGCTCGGCCTGGGCTCCAGGCACCTGCGCACCGTCGCCTCCGACGCCGACGGCCACCTCGTCCTGGACGCGCTGGAGGCCGCGATCGCCGAGGACCGGGCGGCCGGCCGGCTGCCGTTCCTGGTGGTGGCCTCCGCGGGCACCGTCGGCACCGGCGCCGTCGACCCGTTCGGGCCGATCGCCGACCTGGCCGAGCGCGAGGGCCTGTGGTTCCACGTCGACGGCGCCTACGGCGCGTTCGGCGTCCTGGACCCGGCGATCGCGCACCGCTACGCGGGCATGGACCGGGCCGACTCGCTCGCCCTCGACCCGCACAAGTGGCTGGGCGTGCCGGTCGACTGCGGCTGCGCGCTGGTGCGCGACGCCGAGGAGCTGCGCGGCACCTTCAGCCTCGTCCCCTCCTACCTGCGCGACGACGCGGCCGGCGACCTCGGCTGGTTCTCCGAGTACGGCACCGAGCAGACCCGCCCGTTCCGCTCGCTGAAGGTCTGGGCGTCGATCGCCCACCGCGGCCGCTCCGGCGTCGCCCGGGACGTCGCGCACTGCACCGCGCAGGCCCGGCAGCTGGGCGAATGGATCGAGCAGGACCCGGAGTTGGAGCTCGTCGCGCCCGTCGAGACCTCCATCGTCGCCTTCCGCCACCGCCCGGCCGGCCTGGACGAGGCGGGCCTCCAGAAGCTCAACTCGCTGCTCCCGGTGGCCGTCCAGCAGCGCGGGGAGGTCTTCGTCACCGGCGCCGTCTACCGGGGCAGCGAGATGCTCCGGGCCTGCCTGCTGAACGCCGCCACCACCGAGGCGGACCTGCGGCTGCTGCTGGACGAGGTGAAGTCCGCCGGAGCGGAACTCCTGGACCGGTGCCGTACGTCCAACTGA